In the genome of Bradyrhizobium arachidis, one region contains:
- a CDS encoding integrase core domain-containing protein, with protein sequence MFGRAGITCWNGEIVRVAFARDSHDREVISWVATTAGISGEMIRDMMVHCVEQRFADIRAPRKVQWLTDNGSIFAAYRTLEIAAALNLEPCFTPVESPESNGMAEAFVKTFKRNYVRVNPIPDASTALQRIDQWMEDYNSEHPHFRLGYRSPREYIESLKPADVRSDGGQLQSSKDRSTTRP encoded by the coding sequence GTGTTCGGACGCGCTGGAATCACCTGCTGGAATGGCGAGATCGTGCGGGTTGCCTTTGCCCGGGACAGCCACGACCGCGAGGTCATCAGCTGGGTGGCCACAACGGCTGGGATCTCCGGGGAGATGATCCGGGACATGATGGTCCACTGTGTCGAACAGCGGTTCGCCGACATCCGGGCTCCGCGCAAGGTGCAATGGCTGACCGACAATGGATCCATCTTCGCCGCCTATCGCACCCTCGAGATTGCCGCCGCCCTGAACCTCGAGCCCTGCTTCACGCCGGTGGAAAGCCCCGAGAGCAATGGCATGGCCGAAGCGTTCGTCAAGACCTTCAAGCGTAACTATGTTCGTGTGAACCCGATCCCTGACGCGAGCACCGCCCTGCAGCGGATCGACCAATGGATGGAGGATTACAACTCAGAACACCCGCACTTCCGGCTAGGCTACCGCTCACCGCGGGAGTACATTGAATCACTCAAACCAGCCGATGTCCGGTCTGACGGGGGGCAACTCCAGAGCTCGAAAGATCGTTCCACAACACGGCCATAA
- a CDS encoding gamma-glutamyl-gamma-aminobutyrate hydrolase family protein, with the protein MAQPLIAVSTDVRCLCKTDWHATPQQYLDAAIAAAGVFPLLVPCFGRRLDFDRLAAAVDGVLVTGSGSNVHPSLYGGDAGELNGPYDPARDATTLPLIVRAIDRGIPLLAICRGIQELNVALGGTLATEIQERPGSLDHRAPQGVSRSEQFAIKHKVMMMEDGCLREIVGADEIKVNSHHRQAIDRLGERLKIESVAEDGTVEAVSVNYASAFAVGVQWHPEYWSASDEASARIFRAFGDAVRGHAAARSNT; encoded by the coding sequence ATGGCTCAGCCGCTAATTGCGGTTTCAACGGATGTCCGGTGTCTTTGCAAGACTGACTGGCACGCTACGCCACAACAGTATCTAGACGCGGCAATCGCTGCGGCCGGCGTCTTTCCTCTGCTGGTCCCTTGCTTTGGTCGCCGGCTTGATTTCGATCGACTTGCAGCTGCTGTGGACGGTGTCCTAGTTACAGGATCCGGTTCGAACGTCCATCCGTCGCTCTACGGCGGCGACGCCGGAGAACTCAACGGTCCTTATGACCCGGCGCGTGACGCGACGACGCTGCCTTTGATCGTCAGGGCGATCGATCGAGGGATTCCACTGCTTGCTATCTGCCGGGGTATTCAAGAACTGAACGTCGCGTTGGGCGGAACGCTGGCAACAGAAATTCAGGAGCGTCCCGGCTCGCTTGACCATCGCGCGCCGCAGGGGGTTAGCCGGAGCGAGCAATTTGCCATAAAGCACAAGGTGATGATGATGGAGGACGGCTGCCTCCGGGAGATCGTTGGCGCAGATGAAATCAAGGTCAATTCCCACCACCGGCAGGCGATCGACAGGTTGGGCGAACGGCTCAAAATTGAGTCCGTCGCCGAAGATGGAACCGTCGAGGCGGTGTCGGTGAACTATGCAAGCGCCTTCGCTGTGGGAGTTCAGTGGCATCCGGAGTATTGGTCCGCTTCGGATGAAGCATCAGCACGTATTTTCCGCGCGTTCGGTGATGCTGTCCGGGGGCATGCAGCCGCAAGGAGCAACACCTAA